The Struthio camelus isolate bStrCam1 chromosome 14, bStrCam1.hap1, whole genome shotgun sequence genome has a window encoding:
- the CHST13 gene encoding carbohydrate sulfotransferase 13 isoform X1, producing the protein MRRSRAPRVALAACLGSFLLVVFYFQSSLNPGGLYNWAAPKAFSEAGSITSEITAHGNSSEERVWEGATEDRVMRTTWQGKAGRSPLQALYESDQFEQSSLQAVHQQRRELLSNICNRYTRKRRLLRPDDLRHLVVDDTHGLLYCYVPKVACTNWKRVMMVLTGQGKYQDPLEIPANEAHVSSNLRTLSEYSIPEINHRLRSYLKFIFVREPFERLVSAYRNKFTRSYNTAFHKRYGTKIIRRHRQEPSDKALERGDDVRFEEFVYYLLDPRTQREEPFNEHWERVHSLCHPCIIHYDVVGKYETLVEDANYILQLVGADATVKFPSSSKTTRTTDDMTAQFFQDISPFYQRRLFNLYKMDYLLFNYSIPSYLRIR; encoded by the exons GAGGTTTGTACAACTGGGCAGCCCCCAAGGCTTTCTCAGAGGCTGGAAGCATCACCTCAGAAATCACTGCCCATGGTAACTCTTCTGAAGAACGTGTCTGGGAAGGAG CCACAGAAGACAGGGTTATGAGGACCACCTGGCAAGGGAAGGCCGGTCGCAGCCCGCTCCAGGCCCTGTACGAGAGTGACCAG TTTGAGCAGTCATCGCTGCAGGCGGTTCACCAGCAGAGACGTGAGCTGTTGAGCAACATCTGCAACCGTTACACCCGCAAACGGCGTCTCCTGAGGCCCGATGACTTGCGGCACTTGGTGGTGGACGATACGCATGGGCTGCTCTACTGCTATGTGCCCAAAGTGGCCTGCACTAACTGGAAGCGTGTCATGATGGTCCTGACGGGGCAAGGCAAATACCAGGACCCGCTGGAAATCCCCGCCAATGAGGCCCACGTCTCATCCAACCTGCGCACCCTCTCCGAGTACAGCATCCCCGAGATCAACCACCGCTTGCGCAGCTACCTCAAGTTCATCTTCGTGCGGGAGCCCTTTGAGCGCCTGGTCTCGGCGTACCGCAATAAGTTCACCCGCAGCTACAACACAGCCTTCCACAAGCGCTATGGGACCAAAATCATCCGACGGCACCGACAGGAGCCCAGCGACAAGGCGTTGGAGCGCGGGGACGACGTGCGCTTCGAGGAATTCGTCTACTACCTGCTGGATCCACGGACACAGCGGGAGGAGCCCTTCAACGAGCACTGGGAGCGGGTGCACTCACTGTGCCACCCCTGCATCATCCACTACGATGTAGTGGGCAAGTACGAGACCTTGGTGGAAGATGCCAACTACATCCTCCAGCTGGTCGGGGCTGACGCTACTGTCAAGTTCCCATCCTCATCCAAGACCACCAGGACGACAGATGACATGACAGCCCAGTTCTTCCAGGATATTAGCCCCTTCTACCAAAGGAGACTCTTTAATTTATACAAAATGGACTACTTACTCTTCAATTACTCCATCCCCTCTTACCTCCGCATCCGATGA
- the CHST13 gene encoding carbohydrate sulfotransferase 13 isoform X2 produces MRRSRAPRVALAACLGSFLLVVFYFQSSLNPGGLYNWAAPKAFSEAGSITSEITAHATEDRVMRTTWQGKAGRSPLQALYESDQFEQSSLQAVHQQRRELLSNICNRYTRKRRLLRPDDLRHLVVDDTHGLLYCYVPKVACTNWKRVMMVLTGQGKYQDPLEIPANEAHVSSNLRTLSEYSIPEINHRLRSYLKFIFVREPFERLVSAYRNKFTRSYNTAFHKRYGTKIIRRHRQEPSDKALERGDDVRFEEFVYYLLDPRTQREEPFNEHWERVHSLCHPCIIHYDVVGKYETLVEDANYILQLVGADATVKFPSSSKTTRTTDDMTAQFFQDISPFYQRRLFNLYKMDYLLFNYSIPSYLRIR; encoded by the exons GAGGTTTGTACAACTGGGCAGCCCCCAAGGCTTTCTCAGAGGCTGGAAGCATCACCTCAGAAATCACTGCCCATG CCACAGAAGACAGGGTTATGAGGACCACCTGGCAAGGGAAGGCCGGTCGCAGCCCGCTCCAGGCCCTGTACGAGAGTGACCAG TTTGAGCAGTCATCGCTGCAGGCGGTTCACCAGCAGAGACGTGAGCTGTTGAGCAACATCTGCAACCGTTACACCCGCAAACGGCGTCTCCTGAGGCCCGATGACTTGCGGCACTTGGTGGTGGACGATACGCATGGGCTGCTCTACTGCTATGTGCCCAAAGTGGCCTGCACTAACTGGAAGCGTGTCATGATGGTCCTGACGGGGCAAGGCAAATACCAGGACCCGCTGGAAATCCCCGCCAATGAGGCCCACGTCTCATCCAACCTGCGCACCCTCTCCGAGTACAGCATCCCCGAGATCAACCACCGCTTGCGCAGCTACCTCAAGTTCATCTTCGTGCGGGAGCCCTTTGAGCGCCTGGTCTCGGCGTACCGCAATAAGTTCACCCGCAGCTACAACACAGCCTTCCACAAGCGCTATGGGACCAAAATCATCCGACGGCACCGACAGGAGCCCAGCGACAAGGCGTTGGAGCGCGGGGACGACGTGCGCTTCGAGGAATTCGTCTACTACCTGCTGGATCCACGGACACAGCGGGAGGAGCCCTTCAACGAGCACTGGGAGCGGGTGCACTCACTGTGCCACCCCTGCATCATCCACTACGATGTAGTGGGCAAGTACGAGACCTTGGTGGAAGATGCCAACTACATCCTCCAGCTGGTCGGGGCTGACGCTACTGTCAAGTTCCCATCCTCATCCAAGACCACCAGGACGACAGATGACATGACAGCCCAGTTCTTCCAGGATATTAGCCCCTTCTACCAAAGGAGACTCTTTAATTTATACAAAATGGACTACTTACTCTTCAATTACTCCATCCCCTCTTACCTCCGCATCCGATGA
- the CHST13 gene encoding carbohydrate sulfotransferase 13 isoform X3 → MRRSRAPRVALAACLGSFLLVVFYFQSSLNPATEDRVMRTTWQGKAGRSPLQALYESDQFEQSSLQAVHQQRRELLSNICNRYTRKRRLLRPDDLRHLVVDDTHGLLYCYVPKVACTNWKRVMMVLTGQGKYQDPLEIPANEAHVSSNLRTLSEYSIPEINHRLRSYLKFIFVREPFERLVSAYRNKFTRSYNTAFHKRYGTKIIRRHRQEPSDKALERGDDVRFEEFVYYLLDPRTQREEPFNEHWERVHSLCHPCIIHYDVVGKYETLVEDANYILQLVGADATVKFPSSSKTTRTTDDMTAQFFQDISPFYQRRLFNLYKMDYLLFNYSIPSYLRIR, encoded by the exons CCACAGAAGACAGGGTTATGAGGACCACCTGGCAAGGGAAGGCCGGTCGCAGCCCGCTCCAGGCCCTGTACGAGAGTGACCAG TTTGAGCAGTCATCGCTGCAGGCGGTTCACCAGCAGAGACGTGAGCTGTTGAGCAACATCTGCAACCGTTACACCCGCAAACGGCGTCTCCTGAGGCCCGATGACTTGCGGCACTTGGTGGTGGACGATACGCATGGGCTGCTCTACTGCTATGTGCCCAAAGTGGCCTGCACTAACTGGAAGCGTGTCATGATGGTCCTGACGGGGCAAGGCAAATACCAGGACCCGCTGGAAATCCCCGCCAATGAGGCCCACGTCTCATCCAACCTGCGCACCCTCTCCGAGTACAGCATCCCCGAGATCAACCACCGCTTGCGCAGCTACCTCAAGTTCATCTTCGTGCGGGAGCCCTTTGAGCGCCTGGTCTCGGCGTACCGCAATAAGTTCACCCGCAGCTACAACACAGCCTTCCACAAGCGCTATGGGACCAAAATCATCCGACGGCACCGACAGGAGCCCAGCGACAAGGCGTTGGAGCGCGGGGACGACGTGCGCTTCGAGGAATTCGTCTACTACCTGCTGGATCCACGGACACAGCGGGAGGAGCCCTTCAACGAGCACTGGGAGCGGGTGCACTCACTGTGCCACCCCTGCATCATCCACTACGATGTAGTGGGCAAGTACGAGACCTTGGTGGAAGATGCCAACTACATCCTCCAGCTGGTCGGGGCTGACGCTACTGTCAAGTTCCCATCCTCATCCAAGACCACCAGGACGACAGATGACATGACAGCCCAGTTCTTCCAGGATATTAGCCCCTTCTACCAAAGGAGACTCTTTAATTTATACAAAATGGACTACTTACTCTTCAATTACTCCATCCCCTCTTACCTCCGCATCCGATGA
- the CHST13 gene encoding carbohydrate sulfotransferase 13 isoform X4 has translation MRTTWQGKAGRSPLQALYESDQFEQSSLQAVHQQRRELLSNICNRYTRKRRLLRPDDLRHLVVDDTHGLLYCYVPKVACTNWKRVMMVLTGQGKYQDPLEIPANEAHVSSNLRTLSEYSIPEINHRLRSYLKFIFVREPFERLVSAYRNKFTRSYNTAFHKRYGTKIIRRHRQEPSDKALERGDDVRFEEFVYYLLDPRTQREEPFNEHWERVHSLCHPCIIHYDVVGKYETLVEDANYILQLVGADATVKFPSSSKTTRTTDDMTAQFFQDISPFYQRRLFNLYKMDYLLFNYSIPSYLRIR, from the exons ATGAGGACCACCTGGCAAGGGAAGGCCGGTCGCAGCCCGCTCCAGGCCCTGTACGAGAGTGACCAG TTTGAGCAGTCATCGCTGCAGGCGGTTCACCAGCAGAGACGTGAGCTGTTGAGCAACATCTGCAACCGTTACACCCGCAAACGGCGTCTCCTGAGGCCCGATGACTTGCGGCACTTGGTGGTGGACGATACGCATGGGCTGCTCTACTGCTATGTGCCCAAAGTGGCCTGCACTAACTGGAAGCGTGTCATGATGGTCCTGACGGGGCAAGGCAAATACCAGGACCCGCTGGAAATCCCCGCCAATGAGGCCCACGTCTCATCCAACCTGCGCACCCTCTCCGAGTACAGCATCCCCGAGATCAACCACCGCTTGCGCAGCTACCTCAAGTTCATCTTCGTGCGGGAGCCCTTTGAGCGCCTGGTCTCGGCGTACCGCAATAAGTTCACCCGCAGCTACAACACAGCCTTCCACAAGCGCTATGGGACCAAAATCATCCGACGGCACCGACAGGAGCCCAGCGACAAGGCGTTGGAGCGCGGGGACGACGTGCGCTTCGAGGAATTCGTCTACTACCTGCTGGATCCACGGACACAGCGGGAGGAGCCCTTCAACGAGCACTGGGAGCGGGTGCACTCACTGTGCCACCCCTGCATCATCCACTACGATGTAGTGGGCAAGTACGAGACCTTGGTGGAAGATGCCAACTACATCCTCCAGCTGGTCGGGGCTGACGCTACTGTCAAGTTCCCATCCTCATCCAAGACCACCAGGACGACAGATGACATGACAGCCCAGTTCTTCCAGGATATTAGCCCCTTCTACCAAAGGAGACTCTTTAATTTATACAAAATGGACTACTTACTCTTCAATTACTCCATCCCCTCTTACCTCCGCATCCGATGA